One genomic window of Caenorhabditis elegans chromosome I includes the following:
- the tat-5 gene encoding Phospholipid-transporting ATPase (Confirmed by transcript evidence), which yields MRYSRLATSHEEADEYSRLLPMPDSEIGIEGSDDVYLLPSVSSTSSSTFSMTRDFRCCRSLFSRRRVLHSRTVRVGYGPVGHDANVTFTPNTVCNQKYNIFSFVPIVLFQQFKFFLNLYFLLMACSQFIPAIQIGAPITYWGPLGFVLTITLIREAFDDFVRYLRDRDLNSEKYEKLTRDGTRIEIRSADIEVGDVIIMHKDRRVPADVVLLRTTDKSGACFIRTDQLDGETDWKLRIPVPHTQHLPNEADIMELNCEVYAEKPQKDIHAFVGTLKITDDDNVQDGSLNVENVLWANTVVASGTAVGIVVYTGRETRSVMNTTLPESKVGLLDLEVNNLTKLLFCFVLVLSSVMVAMKGLDNLWYRYLMRFILLFSYIIPISLRVNLDMAKLFYSWQIGRDKHIPETVIRSSTIPEELGRISFLLSDKTGTLTKNEMHFKKIHLGTVAFSSDAFEEVGQHVRSAYAGRLAKHSFSAKLQNAVEAIALCHNVTPIFENGEISYQAASPDEVALVKWTETVGVRLASRDLHAMSLSVQLPNGQTLMKQFQILYVFPFTSETKRMGIIVKDETTDEVTLLMKGADTVMSGMVQYNDWLDEECSNMAREGLRTLVVARKPLSQAELEAFDRAYHAAKMSISDRSQNMANVVNRMLERDLQLLCLTGVEDRLQDQVTTSLELLRNAGIKIWMLTGDKLETAICIAKSSGLFSRSDNIHVFGNVHNRTDAHNELNNLRRKTDVALVMPGSALNVCLQYYEAEVAELVCACTAVVCCRCSPEQKAQIVQLLRKYRAPLRVAAIGDGGNDVSMIQAAHAGIGIDANEGKQASLAADFSITQFSHVCRLLLVHGRFCYKRSCALSQFVMHRGLIISTMQAIFSCVFYFASVSLYQGVLMVAYSTCYTMLPVFSLVVDRDVTATNALTYPELYKELGKGRSLSYKTFCIWVLISLYQGAVIMYGALLVFDADFIHVVSISFSALIVTELIMVAMTVHTWHWAMLLAQALSLGLYMISLILFDQYFDRQFVLSWVFISKTTAITAVSCLPLYIVKALRRKFSPPSYAKVN from the exons TGATTTCAGATGCTGCCGTTCATTGTTCTCACGGCGACGTGTTCTGCACTCACGAACGGTTCGAGTAGGATATGGCCCTGTTGGACATGATGCAAACGTCACATTTACACCAAACACAGTGTGCAATCagaaatataacattttcagttttgtgcCAATT GTGCTGTTCCaacaattcaaattcttcCTGAATCTTTATTTCTTGCTTATGGCATGTTCTCAGTTTATTCCAGCAATACAAATTGGTGCTCCAATCACTTACTGGGGACCACTGGGATTTGTGCTCACAATAACTCTTATTCGAGAAGCTTTCGATGACTTTGTTCGTTATCTGAGAGATCGAGATCTGAATTCggagaaatatgaaaaactgaCACGAGACGGAACACGGATCGAAATTCGAAGTGCTGACATTGAAGTTGGTGACGTCATCATTATGCACAAAGATCGGCGTGTTCCAGCGGATGTCGTATTGTTGAGAACTACTGATAAATCAGGTGCATGCTTTATCAGAACAGATCAATTGGATGGAGAAACTGATTGGAAACTTCGAATTCCTGTACCACATACCCAACATCTTCCAAATGAAGCTGATATTATGGAATTAAATTGTGAAGTATATGCAGAGAAACCACAGAAAGATATTCACGCATTTGTTGGAACATTaaag aTTACTGATGACGATAATGTTCAAGACGGATCCCTAAACGTGGAAAATGTATTGTGGGCGAATACTGTAGTTGCATCTGGAACTGCAGTTGGAATTGTTGTATACACGGGACGCGAAACTCGATCAGTGATGAACACGACTCTTCCAGAAAGCAAAGTTGGACTTCTCGATTTGGAAGTTAACAATTTGACGAAATTGTTATTCTGCTTTGTATTGGTTCTATCATCGGTTATGGTTGCCATGaaag GACTCGACAATCTCTGGTATCGCTATTTGATGCGTTTTATTCTTCTATTCTCATATATTATTCCAATTTCACTCCGCGTAAATCTCGACATGGCTAAACTCTTCTACTCGTGGCAAATTGGTCGTGACAAGCATATTCCGGAAACTGTGATTCGTTCGTCAACAATTCCTGAAGAACTCGGACGAATCTCGTTCTTATTATCGGATAAAACTGGAACATTGACTAAAAACGAGATgcatttcaagaaaattcatttGGGAACTGTTGCTTTCAGTAGTGATGCTTTTGAAGAAGTTGGACAACATGTGAGAAGTGCATATGCTGGAAGACTAGCTAA GCACTCGTTCTCTGCTAAACTCCAAAACGCCGTTGAAGCCATAGCCTTGTGCCACAATGTGACCCCTATCTtcgaaaatggagaaatttcATATCAAGCAGCAAGTCCAGATGAAGTTGCTCTTGTAAAATGGACTGAAACAGTTGGTGTTCGTCTTGCAAGCCGTGATCTTCATGCAATGTCTCTGAGTGTTCAACTTCCAAATGGACAGACATTGATGAAACAATTCCAGATTCTTTATGTATTCCCATTTACATCAGAAACAAAACGAATGGGAATTATTGTGAAAGACGAGACAACTGATGAAGTTACACTTTTAATGAAAGGAGCTGATACTGTAATGAGTGGAATGGTTCAATATAATGATTGGTTAGATGAAGAATGTAGTAATATGGCAAGAGAAGGACTTCGAACACTTGTTGTTGCACGAAAACCACTTTCTCAAGCAGAGTTAGAAGCATTCGATCGAGCTTATCATGCAGCAAAAATGTCGATTTCTGATAGATCACAAAATATGGCAAATGTCGTAAATCGAATGTTGGAGAGAGATTTGCAATTACTTTGTTTGACGGGTGTAGAGGATCGCCTACAGGATCAG GTAACAACATCACTGGAATTGCTTAGAAATGCTGGAATTAAAATATGGATGCTCACTGGAGACAAATTGGAAACTGCTATTTGCATTGCAAAATCAAGTGGACTATTCTCTCGATCCGATAATATTCACGTTTTTGGAAATGTACACAATCGAACGGATGCTCATAATGAGTTGAACAATTTGCGAAGAAAAACTGACGTGGCTCTTGTGATGCCAGGTTCAGCACTGAATGTATGCCTACAGTACTATGAGGCAGAAGTTGCTGAATTAGTATGTGCATGTACTGCTGTCGTCTGCTGTCGTTGCTCACCTGaacaaaaagctcaaattgTTCAATTACTGAGGAAATATAGAGCTCCATTGAGAGTGGCGGCGATTGGAGACGGAGGAAATGATGTTTCAATGATTCAAGCAGCACATGCTGGAATTGGAATTGATGCAAATGAGGGAAAACAGGCATCACTTGCTGCTGACTTTTCAATTACCCAGTTCTCACATGTTTGTCGATTACTTTTGGTTCATGGAAGATTCTGTTATAAAAGATCATGTGCATTGTCACAATTTGTCATGCATCG cggtctGATAATTTCCACAATGCAAGCAATCTTCTCATGCGTCTTCTATTTTGCATCTGTCTCCCTGTATCAGGGTGTTCTCATGGTGGCCTATTCAACGTGTTACACAATGCTCCCGGTTTTCTCGTTAGTCGTCGATCGTGATGTCACCGCCACAAATGCTCTTACCTATCCCGAATTGTACAAAGAACTGGGAAAAGGACGGAGTTTATCGTATAAAACATTCTGTATTTGGGTCCTTATTTCGCTTTATCAAG gtGCTGTTATCATGTACGGTGCCCTTCTGGTCTTCGATGCCGACTTTATACACGTCGTCTCGATCTCTTTCTCTGCTCTAATCGTCACTGAGCTTATTATGGTAGCAATGACGGTGCACACGTGGCATTGGGCGATGCTTCTTGCTCAG gCTCTATCGCTCGGACTCTACATGATCTCTCTTATCTTATTCGATCAATATTTCGACCGTCAATTCGTCCTCTCATGGGTTTTTATATCGAAGACTACGGCCATCACAGCAGTCTCATGTCTTCCATTATACATTGTAAAGGCCCTACGACGGAAATTCTCCCCACCAAGCTACGCGAAAGTCAACTGA